The DNA region TTCCGCGAGCGCCTCGAGCCGAACGCCGGAACCCCCCGGAGCGGTGGAAAGTCCAAGACCCTCCCTAGCAGCTCCCTCACTGACTTTTTAAAGTCCTCTAGCTAGAATCTCCCGTAGCTCCTTCTCAAACATTGCCATGAGCTCCTTGGAAACGTCCTTTTTCAATGCTGGGGGGAGGAGCTCGAGCCCCAGTCTGGCCCCGGCCACCCCGAGCTTGAGCGCGGCGAAGACCTGGCGGCCCCGGGCCTCAAGGTACATCGATATTGCCTCTTTGATTTCGTCCCTCAGTGCGGGATTCTCCTCGAGTTTGGCTCGGATAACTCTCTTGATTTCATCCCTGACAAGATCCCTGGTCGCTTCGAGCAGGAGATCCTCTGCTCCGATGACATCGGAAAGGGCTGATTTTATAAGGGGAGCAATATTCTTCTCCTCATTATTCATCTACAGCACCCAGATACCTGATGCCGCTTTGAGTATTAATAATTTAAATGATAGCTTAAACGGAGTTAAATTGAGAACAGGACGAGGCCAAATGGGGCTCAAAAGCGGACGCAAAAAGGCGGCCAAATAAAAAGCAGCGGGCCTGACGAGCGGTCTGGGAGCCCCTCCCGGGGGATGACCGAGAGCCATTTGCGGGAGGGTGGGTGCCCGCGGCCCGCCGCTTTTACGAGAATTCTGTTCAGTCGTAATGGGTGTCGCAGCCGTAGCTGCTGTATACTTCCTCCCAGCTGCAGTCCTCGTCCTCAGGCATCCCCTCTGCCTCTTTCATTCTGGAATGTAAATTGGAACCGCTTCTTTATATACCCGCGGAGGGGGGGTGGGTGAAAGTTGGGGATGGGGGGGGGGAGAGCGGGGTTAGGGGCAGGTAGGGAAACAGAAGTTGCGAGAATTGCTCGGGGTGGGGAGGCTCAAGTTGCCCGACGAAGCATGATGAAGCTGCCAAGGCGGGCGAAAGCGCTCACTGAATGGGGCGTGGGTTTGGCTGGTTGGGATGGTGCTCACGGGAGGGAACCGGGGCTCAGAGCCCCAGATGTCTTATATAGTGAAAGAGGTACTGCTGGGCGTAGCCCGCGAAGGGACCGTAGCGATTCATGCCCCATTCTCTAACATTATTCTCTGTGAGCTCTTTCCCGTTGAAAAAAAGCCGCTCGACCGCCCTTCTTACCCACCTGTCCACGGGGAAGACCTCGAGCCTGCCCAGAGAAAAAAGGAGGACACAGTCGGCGACCTTGGGCCCGACACCCGCGAGGGCCATCAGCTCCTCCCTAGCTTTCCCTGAGGATAGCTTGCTGAGCTCGTCAAAATCCAGCTGGCCGTTTTGGACAGCCTTCGCCGCGGAGCAGAGATAGCGCGCCCGGAAGCCCAGCCCCAGTCTCCTTAGAGCTCGAGGCCCCGCGCGAGCAAGGGCACCGGGAGATGGGAAGGAGTGCGTCTCCCATGCCTCAAGCTGGAGTCTGTTCCCATATCTCTCCGATATTCTCTCAATTGTCGCGGATATCCTCGGGATGTTCGAGGCTATGGAGATGATATATGAAGCCAAGCACTCCCATGGCTGCTGGCGCAGGAGCCTCAAACCCCGGTACCTCCGTATTGCAACACGAATATGGTCGTCCACGGCGATGCTGTCGTAGATCTCGTCGAGGTCGTCTTCGAGGCGGAAATAGGAGCTGAGCTGGCCAGGCGACAGCGGGGAATTCGAGCGAGCCTCAAGAGTCCTCCCCTTGACCCGGACCTTCAGGGCAAAGCCCCCCACGGTGCCGAGGTACCAGTCCCCCTCTTGCCTCCACCTGAATGCTTGGCCGCACCCAAGCGTGTGCGATAGGTTGAGAGGCCCTTCGAAGGGTATGAACATCAGCTCGAATCTCCCGAATCGGCGCCTAGAGTTGTTCCGAGGATGTAGGGCAGTTGGCCGGAACCAACGCCGTATATTGCGCTCAGAAACTCTCCTATGGATGTGTTTCTGAGAAAGAAAAGGTGGGCCGGGCAGCCACAGTCGCTGCTCCCGAAGCCCTTAACGCCCACCACGCCGGGAATGAAGGAGACCGCCTCTGCCAGCGCGCACTCGAGCCTATCCGTGGATGGAAAGATCGTCGCGCCATCGAGCTTCGCACTCTCCAGAAGATAGTCTATGTGCCACCGCTTGTTCCTCCTTTTTGTGAAGTGACGGGAGAGGCGCGCGCTGAGGCCGCCCATGGCCGAGCCAACGTAAGCGTAGCTCCCGAGGGCGAAACTAATTTTCCCGAGTGCCCCCACTCGCACCCTGAGGGGCCGCGGGACACGGATGAGGAGGATGTAGCAACCCCTCGTACACTCACCTCCGTCTGGGTCGAATTCTCCCTTCGAAGGGCTCGTCGTACCTTCCGTCCGACTTCGGTCCAACGCGCCTCATGCCATAACCAAGGGAGCGGGTGCCCTTGAACCAATGGCATTTGGGACAGAGCAGACCCCTGTAGTTCCTCTCCTTCACATCGGCACCGTCGAACTTCTCCATAGGGGTATGGCAGCGGGGGCAGAGGGCAACGGGGCTGCGGGACCACGCGTCAGGCACATCCGTATCGTTCCTTGGTTCCATGGGAATCATCCCGTCCATTGCTCTCGGGATACTTAAATCAGCTGGGAACCTTATTAAATCAATATTGCAATTTACTCACAGGATAGCAGCGGCTTTCGCAATAACCACCCGGAGGCGGATAGCGATGAGAATCCGAGGAATTGCTGTTGATGGCGAGGAGGGCTTCTCGGCCATTCTGGCGGAGGACCGGGTGGTGATCAGAAAGGGCGAGAGGCGAGTTGAGATGCCGAGGTCCTCTCCTCCATCAATGAAATGGTGCAAAAGGTACCGGTACGGCAGGGCGATTCTGGCGATGGGCGCCATCCTTATTCCCGTTTTCGGCCTCGGGGTAGTTCTTCTCGCGCTGTATTATCTGTCGAGCGATAAGGCTTTAGTCCTGCGATACCGGGAAAAGGAGTATATTCTAACCGGCGGGGAGGGGAATCTGACCAGAATAAAGAACCATATCTCTGGGTGGAGTACAGAAGGTGTGGAGGAAGAAGAGGAGGAATGAACTCGCAGACCGCTAGATAAAGAACTCACTTTGCCGTACATTCTGCAGAAAAATCGCCTCATCCCCCAGTGACTAGTAGGGGAAAATACCACACCCGCTACCTCGTCCATTACTAATAGGGTCGGATTTGGCTGCCCTCCCGCGCGCCTCGGAGATCACGATGCGTCTCTCCCGGACCATCCTAAAAAAATCACCAGCTGGTACACAGAGCTCCTGAGGCACGGCTCCCTTTTTCTTGATTCGGCCGGTGCCGAGCATCCAGGCGACCACAGAAGCGGGGAAGGCCGTGGTCTTCATCATCGCGCTGATTCCTCTCCCCGGCATCCCCTCATCCACCATCTGATATGTCAGTCGAATGGAGCCTTTTCCAGCGGTCACCCTCAGGAGAACCACGTCCCTTCCCCCATCTCCAAGGCTTCTCCGGAGGAGCTCGTGGAGCAGCTCTCTGGGTACGAACTTCGACTCCCCGACCCTCACGGGCAGCGTCGAGCCTAGGCCGATGGAGAATATAGCTCTCATCATTGCGCAATGGCCCGGGTAGCGGATGGTCTTGTAGTCCAGATTTCGCACTCTCCCGAGCATGGTCCAGGGGAGGGTCGAGGCGCCTCCGGAGGTCGCGAAGGCCTCCAGCCTCCCGAAAGGCTCCGGGAACTCGATATCCTCGAGTTCAGTCAGGGACTCGAGCTCCACGATTCTTCCTTCCCGAATCGCGACCGCTCTCTCAAGATACTCATTGGTCAGCCCCTCTGGCGAGAAGACGAGCTTGTAGTTCAGGGGAGGCCTCGGGTGGAGGGGCAGGCCACCCACGCGAATTCGAACCTCGTCGGCGCTCCCCCCCAGTCTCTTAACGGCGTGCGCGGCGAGGATTGTTGCGAGGCCGGGCGCGAGGCCACAGTCGGGAATAATACTCACACCGGCCTCTCTTGCCCGCTCGTGCAGCCCGAGCTCCCTCCTCACGACCTCATTGTTGCCGCCGAGGTCGCAGAAATTCACCCCCGCCCATATGGCCGCCCTTGCGAGCGCGTGGTTGAACCGGTAGGAGACCGCCCCGACAGCAACGTCGAAGTTGTGTCTCATCAACACCCGGACATCCCTCTCCTTGCTTACGTCTACCCTGATGGGCCTCACCCTCCTGCTCCGGCACCAGCGCGCGGCCTCGCGAGCTACTTTCAGCGAGATATCCCCGAGAGTCACCTCTTCGACTTCCTCCGACCTGCAGAGGTCGTAGGCGATTGCCCTGCCCATCATTCCGGCGCCGAGCACGAGAGCGCGCATCCTTTATCGCCCTCCACAGATTTCATTCCGGATATATCCAACTTTCACTCTCCCATCCTCCACCCGAAACCCACGAGCACTTTCACAGACCACCCCGGAAGATTGATAGACCGCTGCCCCCTCCTCAATTCCCGTGGTCTACGACGACCTGAAGCGGCACGGGGACCGCGTTTACACCGGCATGCCCGTCGGGGGGAGACACGTATGGGAATACCCCAACGGCCTGTGGAAGGAGCGCAAGGTCGCCCCCGACAGGTGGGAGTTCACGTTTTCATCAATAAAGAGAAGGGCGACGGGCGCCCCGGAGGGCTCCGGCGCCCCGCCCGGAACGCAGTTCCACTGGTTCATAATGGCGCACCAGAGGGTGCGGAAGCTGGATGCGGACACTTATGAGACGTTTATGGAGGGAGTGAAGCATAAGGTGGCGCACAAGAGGCCCCACTGGCGGGGCTGGAGCACGGACTACCCGGACCACCCCACAGAGAGGGAGGTTCTTATTGATATACTGGAAAAGGCGCTCTCTGAACTAAAGGAGGATTTGAATGGGCAATTGAGGACCTGGGACGGAGCCCCGGCTGAATTAAAAGCGCTTTGAGGCGAATTCTGAAAACGCAACATACCTTTTGGGGAGGACAGAATCCTTATCTGCTGACCGTGGATACAGCTTTTCGGGGTTGCCTCCACCCTTGAGAA from Thermoplasmata archaeon includes:
- a CDS encoding DNA-3-methyladenine glycosylase 2 encodes the protein MFIPFEGPLNLSHTLGCGQAFRWRQEGDWYLGTVGGFALKVRVKGRTLEARSNSPLSPGQLSSYFRLEDDLDEIYDSIAVDDHIRVAIRRYRGLRLLRQQPWECLASYIISIASNIPRISATIERISERYGNRLQLEAWETHSFPSPGALARAGPRALRRLGLGFRARYLCSAAKAVQNGQLDFDELSKLSSGKAREELMALAGVGPKVADCVLLFSLGRLEVFPVDRWVRRAVERLFFNGKELTENNVREWGMNRYGPFAGYAQQYLFHYIRHLGL
- a CDS encoding GIY-YIG nuclease family protein, encoding MDRSRTEGTTSPSKGEFDPDGGECTRGCYILLIRVPRPLRVRVGALGKISFALGSYAYVGSAMGGLSARLSRHFTKRRNKRWHIDYLLESAKLDGATIFPSTDRLECALAEAVSFIPGVVGVKGFGSSDCGCPAHLFFLRNTSIGEFLSAIYGVGSGQLPYILGTTLGADSGDSS
- a CDS encoding saccharopine dehydrogenase C-terminal domain-containing protein, which translates into the protein MRALVLGAGMMGRAIAYDLCRSEEVEEVTLGDISLKVAREAARWCRSRRVRPIRVDVSKERDVRVLMRHNFDVAVGAVSYRFNHALARAAIWAGVNFCDLGGNNEVVRRELGLHERAREAGVSIIPDCGLAPGLATILAAHAVKRLGGSADEVRIRVGGLPLHPRPPLNYKLVFSPEGLTNEYLERAVAIREGRIVELESLTELEDIEFPEPFGRLEAFATSGGASTLPWTMLGRVRNLDYKTIRYPGHCAMMRAIFSIGLGSTLPVRVGESKFVPRELLHELLRRSLGDGGRDVVLLRVTAGKGSIRLTYQMVDEGMPGRGISAMMKTTAFPASVVAWMLGTGRIKKKGAVPQELCVPAGDFFRMVRERRIVISEARGRAAKSDPISNGRGSGCGIFPY